TTTAAAAGGTAAGGAATTGCATTCTAAGAAATCTTTCggggttttgttctttctttcttacatcATCCATCTTACTCTCTTTCTTCTGCACGCTGTTTTAACATCTCTAAGATAATTGTCTGTAATGCTTTTCCTAGAAAGTCTGCTGTTACTGATCTGGATAATGGAGGCACATGGATGAAAGCTGCTCTTCCATTGCCATAATACAGGGAAGTGTAGTAGGTGTAATCACAGATATACCTGCAATAttatgaacaaaacaaaaccagaaacctgAATTAAGGAACAGTAAACTTtgattaaatttaaatattcattaagtaGCCAAATCAGATCTGGTTTATTAAATTActaaaaacatgcaaataaaagaaatgttgaaataaaCCTCGTTTGAGAAACAAATGTTCCTTATCTGATGGTTTGGTTTCTCAGACACCCACCCAGAAggaactttaaataaaaaaatcacaagacATCCATTCTTTTACAAGCTTCTATAAGCTGTGTGAGATGGGAAAGGTAACACAGCCCACTGGAAACTACAGCCTAGTAATACAGTTTTTTGTGTAAGTCATACAGTCTCACCATCTGGAGGGGTTTTTTCTTATCACCCTACCTTCTAACTAGCAGGTGCAAATCCTGAAATTAAGGGCCGAGATttagctgattttttaaaatgagatcacttactgttttctttgttttccttttaaatgaagGCCAGCATAATAGAAAATTGCCTCAGTACTACTGAAACACATAATGAGATCACAGACATCGTTCTAAAGGTGCGTGTAATTGCTCTGTTCTTCAGtgtatgtatttacatttgGTATCCCTCCCAGTTgggaaaaatagattaaaatctGCTACTAGTCAGTATTGCTTTCAGACTTTCTTAATAGCTCAGGCTTACTGGGGTTGTTAATCACAGGGTATGCTGTGTTGaaacttgtttcttttggaaTTTACAAATCCATGGAAAAATAATCTACTGGCTGTAGTTTTTCATGAAGGCTGCTTTACATAACATTTAAATGTATCCCAATTTCATACTTTTACCTTTCTGAAGACCTTGCTTTCAAAGTGATTTTGGTTGGAGGAAAAGTCATTGCAAAGATTCTTTGAGGTTAAATGGGCTGATCGAGTTACTTCTGCTTTTACTGTGAGACCCCGATATGCAAGGTTTACCTTCCCGCATCTCTGGAAAAGGTGATATCAATGCCTtccactgaaatgtttttccagAGAGTCTTCATATTAATTGTAGATTCAATCTTTTCTGGGCCATCTACCATGCAACAGGCACCTTCTGGGTGAAAACCACAAGCATCTCTCTCTTGGTAGCCTTTGTTCTTCCCACACTGCTCAAGGATGATGAGTGCTTTGGCAGATGAAGCCAGCCCAACGTGAACAgtaagctgtttttttcccaccagAGTGAataacaggaaattaaaaatgagacctgtttttaaaaacatgtaatgCAATAGTGCCAAGCTTCAAGGTAGGGAGTCTTGCTGTAGCTGATGCCTAAAGAAAGCTTCGATAAGATATtataaatgagaacaaaattatgctgtagtttgtttttgttgtgtcTAGTCAGCTCAGGACTTCAGAGCTGCGGTATTGTTTCTGCAGTTTACGGTggattccccccccccacccctccctgtTTTCAGCATGTGGTTATGTTGTTTAAATGGCATGGGGTTAAACCAGCATGCTAATTATTGTGTGCTCCAAATTTCAGTTTGAAACCTTTATCACAGTTTTAATAGTTGCTTTTCAGAGTTGTCTGATGCACATACTGTGCGGTACTCTCTCGGAGATCTTTTTAAAGATCCACAGAGAACAGTAATGCTCATGAAGGGAACAATTTCTGTAACTTTCCAATTACTTACCAGTGGCTGAAGAGTTGTCCATGTCTTGAAGACTTGCTCCTTTGCTTTTTGGTAAACCACCGGTAGCTGCATGATATGGAGACTGATGTTTTTACCAAGGCCTCTCTTGGACAGCTCCTGTGTTTACAAAAAAGCCACCATGGACTTACAGGAGCATTGGATTTCTCAGACTGTGGTAAAGAAATGAGGCTGATCCAACtaagaaaacatctgaaagagCAATGTAATGTTGTCTAAACCTGTGCTTCTAAACATTGGTCTGCAGTGAGATTCATTTGTTTTGTGCTAGCTCCCCCTTTTTTAGCTGGAAGAGactaaaatatgcaaaacaatTTCCTAATGTTATATCCATGTGGAGCCATTGTTGTGTTTTCCAAAGGGATACTTGGTCTCCAATGGGTGGGAGTGGTATTGCCTGGGGAGCCATGAAATACCAAATCTCTCAGAAAAGGTCCGCGCTTGAAAGCATCTAAATAGGCTTTGATACAGGTACGAGATGTTCCTCTGAAAGTTCTAGTAGGTAAACTTGCACTATCAAGAGACAAAGGAGCTGTCTGCTCCAGTGACACGTGACCTGCTGGCTTGAACTGGTTCAGGTAAGCTGTGCTGGCGGTGACTTGCCAAGGAGAGTCATATTTAGAAtgagtttaatttcttttttggtcTAGAATATGTTTCTCTAGTAAAAGGAAATGTTACATACTGGGATGTTATTtctctgtcattttctttttctttgtcattttcctaaagaaaacaaaaaattatgcCCAGAATTGAAGTGAAAGGAACTAAGGCACCCTTCAGAGCAGCAGACTGCCCACATTGTTGGAAGATGTTCTGAAGAATAAATGTCATGTGGAAATGACttggaatttattttgttgGTGGAACAGGGCTAACAAGGCATAAGCCTCTAAATAGAAGACAGGCAGCTGCAATGGCAGGATGCAGAAGGAATGCATCTGAGGTAGAAAGCTTGGTCCCACAGAAGTAAAATGATGGCTGAAAATCCCTGTTGCGTTTGAGTAGATCACTACCAAAGGAGGGTACAGATGAAGTTTCTGAGGGGGTTGTAGGCAAAACGTCAGCAGCAGAGGTACCTGGTTAGCCCAAGAAACCCGTAACTTCTCACTGAATGTCATTGttgtcttcagttttcattactCACTATGGATACTCATGTGGATGAGGCCCACAGTTCTAAGCTGTGCTAACTGGGAAATTTGCCCTTCAACACTGGCTTCCTATATAAACTGTTCCAATGTTCTTGTCAGCGGAAGCATTGATTAGCTATGCTCAATACACTCTTTGACACAAGCAAGGAAACAATGCCTGCAGGGAAGTAAACACATTTAGAGAACAGTGCcagccttttttcctctgggcGCTGACAGTCTTTAAGAGACCATTGCATCATCTTGCTTAAGAATGATGTACTGTGTCTTAGcatccaaaaaagaaaaccccagctGGCTCAcaattagcatttttttttcgAAAGcatctttaattttaatgagattcttaaaattaattttaatgagattcttcctttttaaatgtaagGCCTAGAGGACTCGACTACCCATAACTTTGGTACAGAATGTGGAGAGCTGCAGTAAGTTGTTAGGATGTTCTCCTCGTGCTCTCTGGACTCAGGCTCTCTTGTCACCATTTGTCATGGgagaaacatgcagaaatacttctgtgcaggacaaaaccagaagctgGCTAATAGCAAAGGGCTGAGAATTTATGTCAAAGGAAGATAGTTCACTATGTCCTAAGCACTTTCAGCGTGTTGCCAATAATGTGTATTACTTTGTTGTCTAAGAATCCTAACTATGGGCTTATACCCCATTAAACCAGATGTTGTgcaaatgtggaagaaaaaacaagggTTGTTCCTTGACTTGGCCAAGTCTCAGCCTTAACCAAAACCATTTTTGTGTTTAAGGTGAGAGACTGGAGATGGTTAAAGGAGAATAACTGCATCTGGAAATGAGAACTGGTCAGTTAGTTCAGTAAACAAGTGCTTGTCTTGTAGttgaaacagcaaaggaaacttCAAAGGAGGACAAAAGTTTTGGAGGACCTTTTTGTATGAAAAGTGGttcaaaagaaagcatgaagaTTCTTTGGTAATTTCTTCTAAAAGGGAAATCAAATCCAGCATTATCAGCTGATGACCTTGAGTTGCTGGTGAGTTGTGGTCATAGGCTCAGTTTACTGGACTTCTGGCCCACGTTGTTACACGGCCCTCCCCAAAGAGAAGTGATTTGCACAGAACAGTGCTCAGATGCAGTGGGTTTGTGTCACACAGGGTGTCAGAAGCAACTTCAACTTctagaaaaattcagaaaattttacTGAGTTTGCCTGAGCTTTCATCAGTTTGGGTTGCTGGGGAGGGGCGCAGGGGGCCGCCTGTGTTAATTTTGTGAACCTCATTCAAAAAGGCTTGTCTTggtgcagaaagaaaaccagaagttaCCAGTTGACCCAGTCAGTCTGCAAGTATGTTGCTAagaaagtttgtttgtttgtttgttcagtggttttattccctttttttgttttctttctttttttttttttttaatcctgcagaaacctttttttaaagctttaggGATGTCAGACAGTTCCAGAACAGAAATGAAGGCACTAAATAGCAATGTCTCCTTAGTTTCACAGGTGATGAAACTAAAGCGGAGAGGGAGAGACAGACAGATTAAATGACAAATCTCCAAAGACCACATGGTTAGTGGCAGGATGAAAAACTGCACCCAGAGATCTGATCCTCATCTCCCGATAGCAAACACAGTTCCCAGAAGCAGTTGGAAATGTGACCTGTTCTTTGCACTAATAGTTTAATTACTATGAATGTTGTCACTCAACTTACATTTGTGCCCTATTAACTGGGGACTCTGACCTTGATGGTAGACTGCCCTGATAGGTTATTTAGCTGCCAAGTCACAGACAGGAGTTTCTGCAGGCTACACAGAAGCAGGGTCAGATCAAGGGTTATTAGATGACCCCATCAATGTGGAATGTGGAATAAATAATTTGGGGGATGTGGAATTCTGAGGGTCCCGTATGGTGCTGAAGAACTAACGCATCATGGTAACTCAACGTGATCTGTCAGCAAAAGTGAAGTAAATACTTGGTGGTGTTTTCGTTTAAGAGAGAATGTCCTGCACTTCCACAGTTaaggctgctggtggtggagcCTTCCTGCGTGTTTTAGGAGGTGAATGGAGTTTGAGAACCATGAAGAACTTAGTGAGACAGGTTTCTGAAGGTGAAGCTGTCTTACTAGTGCTAGACAACCATATTGGGCCACGTGACAGTGTCTATAAAAGCTCTGAAGTTTTTCTCGATCACCCTGAACTGACACGTTCACCTGTTCTTTCAGAGCCATTGGACTATCCTCTTTTCCCTGAACGCTGGAGGGGTACTTGCTGAGGAATGAGGACTCCAACTCTGTGGATGCCATGCTGGTGAATGCCTGGTGTGTGAACTGGGTGGTGCTATGATGAGAACTTGGGTTCATGCAAAACCAGGGTGCTCCTCACGTTCTtggacaattattttttcatatgatAAAACGGGCAATGTGGGACAATGCACTGCTACACAGTATTGGTAAGAAATCCAAGAATGCAGAACAAATACGCTGtctaaaacaacagaaatagaGATTAACATTTATCATCTGATTCCCGGGgatttcagaaaatggaaattggCTTATTCACCAAAAACAGTAGTAGTGAATAGTTACTTTGTAAGAGAAATAATATCacacaagtatttttctgaGTGCCCAAGGAGGTCATAGAAGGGATGCAACCATTGGAATGGTCTGTGTGCTGTCTGGATCGACCTCTGATCCTCCCTACGGCAAGAAAAGAGGTTCAGGAAAACAGCTGATCCCATCGGCAAGGCAGAGTGCAACAGCATCTTGCAGGGAAGCTGCTAATGGGGATTTTAAAGAAGCAGTTGTGCATTAAGTGTTGCTCACAGAAGGGAAGCTATTGCTCTTTGGCaaagactgcaaaaaaacaTGGGAAGCAAGGCTATGCTTTGAGAATTAGGGCCCTGGAACTCTtgttacatgtatttttacagGGTTTTGGATGTTTCTGGTATGACCCTTCTGGGATGTGAACCCTTGAATTACATGTATCAGCGTTACAACATCACTGAGTGTGCCACAGTATCCAAGCTTTTGATAAGGAACCAGTTCATTTTGAGGTTCTAATTAAGATAGCTCTGGGTAATGCTACAAAGGCATTAAGCCTGAGCAATCATGTTTAGTAGCTGAGCTCTGGCTGCTCAGTACTTTCTCAAGGATGAGTCTGAGTGCACTTTTGCTTGGTTCTCAGAAAAGATCCTCGGCAGGAGGGCTTTGTGTCAACTTAGTGATCCATGCAGGAACCCCAAGCCAAGACAGGATTACTTCCAGCTGTAAATACTAAATTTTTCTATCTTTAATAGATGTGCATAAGCTTCCCAAAGACCATAGGGCTACTCTTATGAACAAGGCCAATGGAACAATACCGTGAGATTGCTATTTAGCGTGGAGAAGCCTATCAAAATTCAAAGTACTTCCAGATTTGCAGCAAATTTCTCTGAATTGTCTGGATTAACCACCTTTGCCAGGGAATAGGAAACTAAAGCAGAATCCCTAGTATGAATGCAACTTAATTCCACACAGAGGGTATCGCATCAGAGGGAAAAGGGTTTGTTCTCCTCCGTACGCAAGGACTGACATCTGTGTCGTTATGGAATGCTGTAGCCCTTGATATTTAACTTCCTGGTGTAGCCAGCACATGGCATTGTTACAGAAAACTCATCTCATCCTGTGTTTTCGCTTTAGGCTGTTTTGCTTGCAGATAAAGAacgtattttattttcagccgGAAGAGGATGATCTTGCAcccaaaattaaaaccaatagGGATCAGGAAATAATGAGTGAGAACATTGTCAACTGACAAATATTTGCGGTTTAGGGCACGTGTTAAATTGGAATTAAGATAATTTATGAGTCTCCTGTGATGACTGGGGTATGGAAAGGtatcacagaagtatttttgtttcttgttagCCTGCAAAAATAACGTCCCTCATGACTTTGAGTGGGTAATAGATTTCTTCTACCAAACACCAAGTTGCACGCAGTGGTCTTCACCCAACAAAATTAGAATCAAAAATATGTATGGGTTGGTAGAGTTGCTATAGCTTTGGTCTTTGGAAAAATGTACTAGCTCCTTGTTTTTCAATCTTCTTGCTGCGACTGCACTTAATTTTCAAGACAGATCTTCAGTAGCTGTCACCAAAACTTGTAATATGATTATCTTTCTATCACTACTAATGCTTTCTTACAGCtacctttttcatttcagtgtccagaaaaatttaaatatttatgggCTAATTTCAGTCTCTGTAATAGAACATAGTCCCctcagtttgttttaaatgtcttaCTTTCCATTTTTACCAGTAGTATCTATTGTTTCTTGCAGATATTGGACCAATGTTCTAATTCAGTTTTACTATCTTGACTACTCTGCAACTAGTTTCAGATTTCATTGTGTTAACCTTCTTCCTACCTTGGAATTGCTGAGAACTTGTGTGAAAGACCCTCTCAAAATAACTCTGTTCATAAATACCTTATGAGAGTAACTGAACTCAAGGAAAGGCCATTGTCTGGGCTAGGGAGAATGAATTAACCTTGCACGTGACTTGTATGCATACTCAGCAAATCTCTGCAGCTCTTCCTAACTGTCTGAACATATATGCAATGATATGACCTTTCATACTTTATATTGAGCTAGAGTACTAAAATAGCAAACTAGTAAACTATTTAATTGCAGCAGACATACTCTTACGTACAATGGTTGTATGTATTATTTTGTGAGACATATTTAAAGACAGAAGTTACATTACTGTTAAAACTTagataatactttaaaaaacaagtaacgttgttcctgaaaaataatttatctatAGAAACTTCTGGTGTGTCCCACAAAATGTGGGTTCAcacaaagaataatttaaaaataaacaattctATACAGAAAAGTTTATGCTGAAAGCCAAGTATCCAAGCCACGTCTTTGTATCACCCAGCTAAATTTGTTCTAATACATATATTTAGGAAATATGCAGGAACTTTCAAGACTCTTAGACCTGTAACTGTTTTTCAAGCTGTATGGAGGGGGAAGGAATCCAAATcatcttgttttcagttttaactgCAGACTTCACTGTCATTTGAAAGTGGAAGACTACACAGAAATGTGAAC
This genomic stretch from Falco naumanni isolate bFalNau1 chromosome 7, bFalNau1.pat, whole genome shotgun sequence harbors:
- the PGPEP1L gene encoding pyroglutamyl-peptidase 1-like protein isoform X1 produces the protein MDSNSSTAVVTGFGPFRQYLVNSSWEAVKELSKRGLGKNISLHIMQLPVVYQKAKEQVFKTWTTLQPLLTVHVGLASSAKALIILEQCGKNKGYQERDACGFHPEGACCMVDGPEKIESTINMKTLWKNISVEGIDITFSRDAGRYICDYTYYTSLYYGNGRAAFIHVPPLSRSVTADFLGKALQTIILEMLKQRAEERE
- the PGPEP1L gene encoding pyroglutamyl-peptidase 1-like protein isoform X2: MFLKTGLIFNFLLFTLVGKKQLTVHVGLASSAKALIILEQCGKNKGYQERDACGFHPEGACCMVDGPEKIESTINMKTLWKNISVEGIDITFSRDAGRYICDYTYYTSLYYGNGRAAFIHVPPLSRSVTADFLGKALQTIILEMLKQRAEERE